One window from the genome of Alkalihalobacillus sp. LMS6 encodes:
- a CDS encoding AAA family ATPase: MAKLVILFGPQAVGKMTVGEALAEQTSLKLFHNHMSIDMVAPIFGFQDETWRLVDLFRKEMFQSVAKSDLDGLIFTYVWAFDRQEDWEYIDNVASIFEENGGSVYFVELEAAFDERLARNKSTHRLQQKPTKRDVDFSEKELKESAQTYRLNSKKGELTKPYYLRINNTNRTSSDVAAEIKRTFNL, translated from the coding sequence ATGGCCAAGCTCGTTATTCTTTTTGGACCTCAAGCAGTTGGAAAGATGACGGTAGGAGAAGCGCTTGCTGAGCAGACATCACTAAAGCTTTTTCATAACCATATGTCCATTGATATGGTCGCACCGATTTTCGGATTCCAAGACGAGACGTGGCGGTTAGTCGATTTATTCAGAAAAGAAATGTTTCAATCAGTGGCAAAAAGTGATTTAGACGGGTTAATTTTTACATACGTTTGGGCTTTTGATCGTCAAGAAGACTGGGAATATATTGACAATGTCGCAAGCATATTTGAAGAAAACGGTGGCTCGGTTTATTTTGTTGAGCTAGAGGCTGCATTTGATGAGCGACTCGCTCGAAATAAAAGCACACATCGGTTACAGCAAAAACCAACGAAACGAGATGTCGATTTTTCAGAGAAAGAATTAAAAGAGAGTGCCCAAACATACCGCTTAAATTCAAAAAAAGGTGAATTAACCAAGCCCTATTATTTGCGAATAAACAATACAAACCGTACATCTAGCGATGTTGCTGCAGAAATTAAGCGAACGTTTAACTTATAA
- a CDS encoding pyridoxamine 5'-phosphate oxidase family protein: protein MQFKNIITSEEAFEAFCEEIGKPSELAANKVISSIDAHCEAFIKKSPFLTMASANNNGECDVTPRGDDPGFVHVIDENFLLIPERPGNKRMDSAHNILSNPHVGLLFFIPGLGETLRINGKAHICRDPELLDACLAKGKRPLFGVLVEVKECYIHCAKAFLRSGLWKPESWIDQEERPSVAKMIKAHTEFDKKTEQDIERSLEESYAKRLY from the coding sequence ATGCAATTTAAAAATATCATAACAAGTGAAGAAGCGTTTGAAGCCTTCTGTGAAGAAATAGGAAAGCCGAGTGAGTTGGCAGCGAACAAAGTTATTTCATCCATCGATGCGCACTGTGAAGCATTTATTAAAAAATCCCCGTTTCTTACTATGGCATCGGCTAATAATAATGGAGAATGTGATGTAACACCAAGAGGGGATGATCCTGGTTTTGTTCACGTCATTGATGAAAACTTTCTATTAATTCCTGAACGACCAGGAAACAAACGAATGGATTCAGCGCATAACATCTTATCAAATCCACATGTAGGGCTACTCTTTTTTATTCCTGGACTTGGTGAAACGCTAAGAATAAATGGAAAAGCTCACATCTGTCGTGATCCAGAATTACTTGACGCATGTCTGGCGAAAGGGAAACGGCCTCTTTTTGGCGTTCTGGTTGAAGTGAAGGAATGTTATATCCACTGCGCAAAGGCATTCTTGCGCTCGGGCTTGTGGAAACCAGAATCTTGGATTGACCAGGAAGAACGTCCATCCGTTGCAAAAATGATTAAAGCGCATACAGAATTTGATAAAAAGACGGAGCAGGACATTGAACGATCACTGGAGGAAAGCTACGCGAAACGACTGTATTAG
- a CDS encoding DinB family protein has product MSKTINDLHTGGEMSATVQLFYSMVEENFLRLQASLHTIVQDEMDFKGLGNKENSIAQLIRHLAYVDLCWVFRLKGQPIPAEYEQRLGPMTDLNGKLPNVQKVPKRDLLEDYRMIITMLKKECERFTDKELERVVPYENGEKATIRWGLWHMSDHSRYHQAHINRLRADFAGAFQND; this is encoded by the coding sequence ATGTCAAAAACGATAAACGACTTACATACGGGCGGGGAAATGAGTGCAACGGTTCAGTTGTTTTATTCAATGGTGGAAGAGAATTTCTTACGTTTACAAGCAAGTCTACATACTATTGTACAAGATGAAATGGATTTCAAAGGTCTTGGAAATAAGGAAAATAGTATAGCTCAGCTCATTCGACATCTAGCATACGTTGACTTATGTTGGGTTTTTCGACTAAAGGGCCAACCTATTCCGGCAGAATACGAACAAAGGCTTGGACCAATGACAGATTTAAACGGTAAATTACCAAACGTACAAAAGGTACCGAAACGTGACTTGCTTGAAGATTATAGAATGATTATAACGATGTTAAAAAAAGAATGTGAGCGGTTTACGGATAAAGAACTAGAGCGTGTTGTTCCTTATGAAAATGGCGAAAAGGCCACCATTCGATGGGGTTTGTGGCATATGTCTGACCATAGTAGATACCATCAAGCTCATATAAATCGCTTAAGAGCAGACTTTGCAGGAGCGTTCCAAAATGATTAG
- a CDS encoding NUDIX domain-containing protein, with protein sequence MIRQAVGAIVVTKDAYVLVCKSWQNTKDGKERIEDEWDIVKGGVEDEDESLEAAVLRELYEETGSKAFILRDPFREKLTFAFPPEVKKRIGFETQETTVFLVEFTGDLEDLTPKDKEISKLKAVGSDQLMDYITHDETKQFFQKYILGG encoded by the coding sequence ATGATTAGACAAGCAGTTGGTGCAATCGTCGTAACGAAGGACGCGTATGTATTAGTATGCAAGTCTTGGCAAAATACGAAGGATGGAAAAGAACGTATTGAAGACGAATGGGATATCGTCAAAGGTGGGGTTGAAGATGAGGATGAATCGTTGGAAGCGGCTGTTTTGCGTGAGCTTTATGAAGAGACGGGTTCGAAAGCATTTATTCTAAGAGACCCGTTTCGTGAAAAGCTAACCTTTGCCTTTCCACCAGAGGTCAAAAAGAGAATCGGATTTGAAACACAAGAAACAACAGTTTTTTTGGTGGAGTTTACAGGTGACCTAGAAGATTTGACACCTAAAGATAAGGAAATTAGTAAGCTGAAAGCCGTCGGTTCAGACCAACTAATGGACTACATCACTCATGATGAGACGAAGCAATTTTTCCAGAAATATATCTTGGGGGGATGA